The following are from one region of the Panulirus ornatus isolate Po-2019 chromosome 48, ASM3632096v1, whole genome shotgun sequence genome:
- the Skp2 gene encoding S-phase kinase-associated protein 2 isoform X5, translating to MKCTKWSLGGDVGTNPPLLADMGLSLLQDEEGTGGPTPTPPTTEVNSDNPPPPPKVLQQINQNLIANGSFLPDESVNEEEFFVYKRRRLDAIAGDDKFNRMSDELILAVFRWLPKFMLARCAQACRRWKRLAFDETLWRRLDLGGKTLKPGVVGRVILRGCIILRLAKAEVGGPIFSPQLHYLPSIPPVRSKLQYLDLSMAAIEPQALEELLSVCFDLRKLSLEHCTLNQAICSHIANNLNLETLNLAMCYGLCHPYIVSILNHCKRLQSLNLAWTGLCAEDLRIICRRFPASLERLNLSGCRSTLSDTHVRLLAEQSSGLVELDVSDGTQLTASAVSTIISELRHIEYLAFSRCYTIEPDAYLELKSMPHLLYLDVYGILNESALNTLRQSLPHIQINKYLFSSVARPTVGIRRTSVWGLRVRD from the exons ATGAAGTGCACTAAATGGAGCttgggtggtgatgttggcacAAATCCTCCACTCTTAGCAGACATGGGTTTGTCACTTCTTCAAGATGAGGAGGGCACAGGAGGACCCACACCAACTCCCCCAACCACTGAAGTTAATTCtgacaatcctcctcctcctccaaag GTACTGCAGCAGATAAACCAGAATTTGATAGCTAATGGGTCCTTTCTTCCTGACGAATCCGTAAATGAAGAAGAATTCTTTGTGTACAAACGCAGAAGATTGGATGCTATTGCTGGAGATG ATAAATTTAATCGTATGTCAGATGAGTTGATTTTAGCAGTTTTTCGATGGCTTCCGAAGttcatgttggccaggtgtgcTCAAGCTTGTAGGCGATGGAAGAGGTTAGCATTTGATGAAACACTGTGGCGAAGACTTGATCTTGGGGGCAAGACACTGAAACCAGGAGTTGTAGGCAGAGTTATTCTCAGAGGATGTATTATTCTCAGACTTGCTAAGGCTGAG GTGGGTGGTCCTATTTTCTCTCCACAACTCCACTATTTACCAAGCATTCCACCAGTAAGGAGTAAGCTGCAGTACCTCGATCTCAGTATGGCTGCTATTGAGCCACAAG CTCTCGAAGAATTGCTGAGTGTGTGTTTCGATCTCAGGAAGCTTAGTCTGGAACATTGCACTCTCAACCAGGCTATTTGTTCACACATTGCTAACAATCTTAATCTGGAGACACTTAATCTTGCAATGTGTTATGGGTTGTGTCATCCCTACATTGTCAGCATACTCAATCACTGTaaaag GTTGCAAAGTTTGAATTTAGCATGGACAGGATTGTGTGCAGAAGACTTGCGGATAATTTGCCGTCGCTTCCCAGCTTCTTTAGAGCGGCTTAATCTTTCTGGTTGCAGGAGTACACTATCTGATACCC ATGTACGATTACTGGCAGAACAGTCTTCAGGCCTGGTGGAATTAGATGTAAGTGATGGGACTCAGCTAACAGCCAGTGCTGTTTCAACTATCATCAGTGAATTGCGTCACATTGAGTACCTAGCATTTTCCAGATGTTACACCATTGAACCTGATGCTTACCT AGAGTTAAAATCGATGCCACATTTACTGTACCTGGATGTCTATGGTATCCTTAATGAGAGCGCCCTTAATACCTTACGACAAAGTCTTCCACATATTCAGATCAACAAGTACTTATTCTCATCTGTTGCCAGGCCTACTGTCGGGATCCGCAGAACATCTGTGTGGGGGTTGAGAGTCAGAGATTAA
- the Skp2 gene encoding S-phase kinase-associated protein 2 isoform X2 — MLNLPRGHDWSSSSTPPPESQQLAPKMKVEIPSNGDNFPQKSRKRSYDKENSNGNMKCTKWSLGGDVGTNPPLLADMGLSLLQDEEGTGGPTPTPPTTEVNSDNPPPPPKVLQQINQNLIANGSFLPDESVNEEEFFVYKRRRLDAIAGDDKFNRMSDELILAVFRWLPKFMLARCAQACRRWKRLAFDETLWRRLDLGGKTLKPGVVGRVILRGCIILRLAKAEVGGPIFSPQLHYLPSIPPVRSKLQYLDLSMAAIEPQALEELLSVCFDLRKLSLEHCTLNQAICSHIANNLNLETLNLAMCYGLCHPYIVSILNHCKRLQSLNLAWTGLCAEDLRIICRRFPASLERLNLSGCRSTLSDTHVRLLAEQSSGLVELDVSDGTQLTASAVSTIISELRHIEYLAFSRCYTIEPDAYLELKSMPHLLYLDVYGILNESALNTLRQSLPHIQINKYLFSSVARPTVGIRRTSVWGLRVRD, encoded by the exons AAAACGCAGTTATGATAAAGAGAATAGTAACGGGAACATGAAGTGCACTAAATGGAGCttgggtggtgatgttggcacAAATCCTCCACTCTTAGCAGACATGGGTTTGTCACTTCTTCAAGATGAGGAGGGCACAGGAGGACCCACACCAACTCCCCCAACCACTGAAGTTAATTCtgacaatcctcctcctcctccaaag GTACTGCAGCAGATAAACCAGAATTTGATAGCTAATGGGTCCTTTCTTCCTGACGAATCCGTAAATGAAGAAGAATTCTTTGTGTACAAACGCAGAAGATTGGATGCTATTGCTGGAGATG ATAAATTTAATCGTATGTCAGATGAGTTGATTTTAGCAGTTTTTCGATGGCTTCCGAAGttcatgttggccaggtgtgcTCAAGCTTGTAGGCGATGGAAGAGGTTAGCATTTGATGAAACACTGTGGCGAAGACTTGATCTTGGGGGCAAGACACTGAAACCAGGAGTTGTAGGCAGAGTTATTCTCAGAGGATGTATTATTCTCAGACTTGCTAAGGCTGAG GTGGGTGGTCCTATTTTCTCTCCACAACTCCACTATTTACCAAGCATTCCACCAGTAAGGAGTAAGCTGCAGTACCTCGATCTCAGTATGGCTGCTATTGAGCCACAAG CTCTCGAAGAATTGCTGAGTGTGTGTTTCGATCTCAGGAAGCTTAGTCTGGAACATTGCACTCTCAACCAGGCTATTTGTTCACACATTGCTAACAATCTTAATCTGGAGACACTTAATCTTGCAATGTGTTATGGGTTGTGTCATCCCTACATTGTCAGCATACTCAATCACTGTaaaag GTTGCAAAGTTTGAATTTAGCATGGACAGGATTGTGTGCAGAAGACTTGCGGATAATTTGCCGTCGCTTCCCAGCTTCTTTAGAGCGGCTTAATCTTTCTGGTTGCAGGAGTACACTATCTGATACCC ATGTACGATTACTGGCAGAACAGTCTTCAGGCCTGGTGGAATTAGATGTAAGTGATGGGACTCAGCTAACAGCCAGTGCTGTTTCAACTATCATCAGTGAATTGCGTCACATTGAGTACCTAGCATTTTCCAGATGTTACACCATTGAACCTGATGCTTACCT AGAGTTAAAATCGATGCCACATTTACTGTACCTGGATGTCTATGGTATCCTTAATGAGAGCGCCCTTAATACCTTACGACAAAGTCTTCCACATATTCAGATCAACAAGTACTTATTCTCATCTGTTGCCAGGCCTACTGTCGGGATCCGCAGAACATCTGTGTGGGGGTTGAGAGTCAGAGATTAA
- the Skp2 gene encoding S-phase kinase-associated protein 2 isoform X3, protein MSLGWSQASRCSADGMSTNLAPKSFLRKRSYDKENSNGNMKCTKWSLGGDVGTNPPLLADMGLSLLQDEEGTGGPTPTPPTTEVNSDNPPPPPKVLQQINQNLIANGSFLPDESVNEEEFFVYKRRRLDAIAGDDKFNRMSDELILAVFRWLPKFMLARCAQACRRWKRLAFDETLWRRLDLGGKTLKPGVVGRVILRGCIILRLAKAEVGGPIFSPQLHYLPSIPPVRSKLQYLDLSMAAIEPQALEELLSVCFDLRKLSLEHCTLNQAICSHIANNLNLETLNLAMCYGLCHPYIVSILNHCKRLQSLNLAWTGLCAEDLRIICRRFPASLERLNLSGCRSTLSDTHVRLLAEQSSGLVELDVSDGTQLTASAVSTIISELRHIEYLAFSRCYTIEPDAYLELKSMPHLLYLDVYGILNESALNTLRQSLPHIQINKYLFSSVARPTVGIRRTSVWGLRVRD, encoded by the exons AAAACGCAGTTATGATAAAGAGAATAGTAACGGGAACATGAAGTGCACTAAATGGAGCttgggtggtgatgttggcacAAATCCTCCACTCTTAGCAGACATGGGTTTGTCACTTCTTCAAGATGAGGAGGGCACAGGAGGACCCACACCAACTCCCCCAACCACTGAAGTTAATTCtgacaatcctcctcctcctccaaag GTACTGCAGCAGATAAACCAGAATTTGATAGCTAATGGGTCCTTTCTTCCTGACGAATCCGTAAATGAAGAAGAATTCTTTGTGTACAAACGCAGAAGATTGGATGCTATTGCTGGAGATG ATAAATTTAATCGTATGTCAGATGAGTTGATTTTAGCAGTTTTTCGATGGCTTCCGAAGttcatgttggccaggtgtgcTCAAGCTTGTAGGCGATGGAAGAGGTTAGCATTTGATGAAACACTGTGGCGAAGACTTGATCTTGGGGGCAAGACACTGAAACCAGGAGTTGTAGGCAGAGTTATTCTCAGAGGATGTATTATTCTCAGACTTGCTAAGGCTGAG GTGGGTGGTCCTATTTTCTCTCCACAACTCCACTATTTACCAAGCATTCCACCAGTAAGGAGTAAGCTGCAGTACCTCGATCTCAGTATGGCTGCTATTGAGCCACAAG CTCTCGAAGAATTGCTGAGTGTGTGTTTCGATCTCAGGAAGCTTAGTCTGGAACATTGCACTCTCAACCAGGCTATTTGTTCACACATTGCTAACAATCTTAATCTGGAGACACTTAATCTTGCAATGTGTTATGGGTTGTGTCATCCCTACATTGTCAGCATACTCAATCACTGTaaaag GTTGCAAAGTTTGAATTTAGCATGGACAGGATTGTGTGCAGAAGACTTGCGGATAATTTGCCGTCGCTTCCCAGCTTCTTTAGAGCGGCTTAATCTTTCTGGTTGCAGGAGTACACTATCTGATACCC ATGTACGATTACTGGCAGAACAGTCTTCAGGCCTGGTGGAATTAGATGTAAGTGATGGGACTCAGCTAACAGCCAGTGCTGTTTCAACTATCATCAGTGAATTGCGTCACATTGAGTACCTAGCATTTTCCAGATGTTACACCATTGAACCTGATGCTTACCT AGAGTTAAAATCGATGCCACATTTACTGTACCTGGATGTCTATGGTATCCTTAATGAGAGCGCCCTTAATACCTTACGACAAAGTCTTCCACATATTCAGATCAACAAGTACTTATTCTCATCTGTTGCCAGGCCTACTGTCGGGATCCGCAGAACATCTGTGTGGGGGTTGAGAGTCAGAGATTAA
- the Skp2 gene encoding S-phase kinase-associated protein 2 isoform X4: MWKMRKRSYDKENSNGNMKCTKWSLGGDVGTNPPLLADMGLSLLQDEEGTGGPTPTPPTTEVNSDNPPPPPKVLQQINQNLIANGSFLPDESVNEEEFFVYKRRRLDAIAGDDKFNRMSDELILAVFRWLPKFMLARCAQACRRWKRLAFDETLWRRLDLGGKTLKPGVVGRVILRGCIILRLAKAEVGGPIFSPQLHYLPSIPPVRSKLQYLDLSMAAIEPQALEELLSVCFDLRKLSLEHCTLNQAICSHIANNLNLETLNLAMCYGLCHPYIVSILNHCKRLQSLNLAWTGLCAEDLRIICRRFPASLERLNLSGCRSTLSDTHVRLLAEQSSGLVELDVSDGTQLTASAVSTIISELRHIEYLAFSRCYTIEPDAYLELKSMPHLLYLDVYGILNESALNTLRQSLPHIQINKYLFSSVARPTVGIRRTSVWGLRVRD; the protein is encoded by the exons AAAACGCAGTTATGATAAAGAGAATAGTAACGGGAACATGAAGTGCACTAAATGGAGCttgggtggtgatgttggcacAAATCCTCCACTCTTAGCAGACATGGGTTTGTCACTTCTTCAAGATGAGGAGGGCACAGGAGGACCCACACCAACTCCCCCAACCACTGAAGTTAATTCtgacaatcctcctcctcctccaaag GTACTGCAGCAGATAAACCAGAATTTGATAGCTAATGGGTCCTTTCTTCCTGACGAATCCGTAAATGAAGAAGAATTCTTTGTGTACAAACGCAGAAGATTGGATGCTATTGCTGGAGATG ATAAATTTAATCGTATGTCAGATGAGTTGATTTTAGCAGTTTTTCGATGGCTTCCGAAGttcatgttggccaggtgtgcTCAAGCTTGTAGGCGATGGAAGAGGTTAGCATTTGATGAAACACTGTGGCGAAGACTTGATCTTGGGGGCAAGACACTGAAACCAGGAGTTGTAGGCAGAGTTATTCTCAGAGGATGTATTATTCTCAGACTTGCTAAGGCTGAG GTGGGTGGTCCTATTTTCTCTCCACAACTCCACTATTTACCAAGCATTCCACCAGTAAGGAGTAAGCTGCAGTACCTCGATCTCAGTATGGCTGCTATTGAGCCACAAG CTCTCGAAGAATTGCTGAGTGTGTGTTTCGATCTCAGGAAGCTTAGTCTGGAACATTGCACTCTCAACCAGGCTATTTGTTCACACATTGCTAACAATCTTAATCTGGAGACACTTAATCTTGCAATGTGTTATGGGTTGTGTCATCCCTACATTGTCAGCATACTCAATCACTGTaaaag GTTGCAAAGTTTGAATTTAGCATGGACAGGATTGTGTGCAGAAGACTTGCGGATAATTTGCCGTCGCTTCCCAGCTTCTTTAGAGCGGCTTAATCTTTCTGGTTGCAGGAGTACACTATCTGATACCC ATGTACGATTACTGGCAGAACAGTCTTCAGGCCTGGTGGAATTAGATGTAAGTGATGGGACTCAGCTAACAGCCAGTGCTGTTTCAACTATCATCAGTGAATTGCGTCACATTGAGTACCTAGCATTTTCCAGATGTTACACCATTGAACCTGATGCTTACCT AGAGTTAAAATCGATGCCACATTTACTGTACCTGGATGTCTATGGTATCCTTAATGAGAGCGCCCTTAATACCTTACGACAAAGTCTTCCACATATTCAGATCAACAAGTACTTATTCTCATCTGTTGCCAGGCCTACTGTCGGGATCCGCAGAACATCTGTGTGGGGGTTGAGAGTCAGAGATTAA